TTCCAATCCAGTCAGGTGTGATGAGAAGGGAGGCCTCTGAAAGCTGTTCAGCAGCATGCCAGAGTGTAGCAAGATGTTATTTACAGCGTGTGTTTTTAACACGACTTGAAATTCATGAACAATACTACTGACAGCTTGGCTGTGCTTCTTCACAGCATTCCATCCAAAGCAGGAGATTTTTACAATTTGTACTGTCATCAGAGGCGGTTGGGACCTTTTGGGTGAAACATTTGATTTGGTAAATCATCCCTCTTGACAGAAGTGgttgtagaatcacagaacagtttgggtcagaagggaccttcaaagatcatctagtccaaccccctggccatgggcagggacatcttgcACTAGATTGAGTTGCACAAAGCCCCatccaatctgaccttgaacacttccaatgatggaacatccacaacttctctgggcaacctgtgtcTCATTTAATCTACTGTGAGGAGGTTTCTCAGGTCAATGCTGAAAGCAAAGCCCAAAGCAAAGCCCCCAACATGCAAGAGAGGAAGGACACCTCTCTTGATTTGGGTTAGAGACCCAAATCCACGAGTCCTAGCTTGCAGGCAAAGTGCCTGGTGGCTGAGCCTGCATCTGTTCTGGGACAGTCTCTGTTTGGCTCTGGCTTTCTGTCAGGCtctctgtctttgctttcttcaaTTATGTTTCTCTATTAACATTTTCCAGAGGTTATCCTTTTGTTCCACATGAAAACAACACAGATCCTGCAGCATTCCTCAAAGGACACAACTCCCGTTTGCTGGCTGGCCCAAGTTATCATGGAAATTATTAGTTTCTTTAGGTATTTATTGTACTCATCCGGAAATACAAGCTTGCCCTGTTTTGATATGAAACActgcacagaaaggagaaaattccATGTAGTACCACAAACATCATGCTTGCAAGAAGGTGGTATGTTAATTAATAAAGTCTGGGAGCCACTGGTTTAACATACTAATGAATTTCTTATGCAGAGAGAGATGGAAAGATACATTTCCTTATTAGATTTTTGAATGTCTGATACTTTTATTGTAATTATGTTCTATTTCGTGTCTTTCTTACAAACACTCTAATAATGTTTCTAATAGTATAATTGTGTTAGATAATTATttcagcaaagggaaggagaaataagGGGATGTAGGCCAGATGAACATATTCAGAACTTGAAATAGGAGGGACAGCTGTGGGGTAGACCCTGGAAGAGAGATCCTTTTAGAACCGAGGACCTGCGGAGAGTGGGATCTGCTTAGGAACAAAGAATGGTATGAGACAGTGGGTCAGAAGAGCCAGGAGAAAAGAATCGTGTGTTTCCCAAAGGGTTTTGAATATGAAGGCCCTGCTGAACTGGACTGGTAGGTGTGTGAATCAGAGAGAGGCGGCAGTGGGCTCTACGGCTGCATGTCTTCACTAATGCAAGGAGGAGAGAAGCTGCCTTTTTTACAGGCTGCAGTGAGAATAGTGGAGGTAACCTGGCTCAGGCTAATCCAAGCCCTTTCAGTGCAGTGGGTTAAAGACCATTTTTGAAGTGTCTCCAGAGGACACATACAGATATGTCATTTTGGACCAGCAAGCTTGTAAGATGCTGCCAGCCCAGACTGGTGCTGCTCCAGGACTGGTGAGACCAAAGATATCTCTTCCCCCAAAGGAGAGATGGCATTTCATGGAGCTAAGCACGTTAGCAGGCATTTGCCCGCTCCAATATGACCACTGATAACCCTAACCAGCAGGGCTGGTTGAATCACCCCTTGGGCAGAAGCCAACCTATGGGTTGGaccacagagctgcagagagcagagaagtTGTTAGTCAAGGGAAGTGAGATAAAGGGAAGGTGGGGATTGCAGTGCCTTTGGCAAATAGTGCCTTAGCTGATGTGGGACAGTCTTGTTGCATTGCTGTGCCCAGGGCCAGGCTGACAGCACTTCAAACAAGTCATAGAAAAAAACTGGGGTTCCTGGAGCTGCATGGAGTACTTAAGCAATTGCCTTACATTAAAACTGACTGCTGGAATCTTTTGCTGGGTCCACTGGCATTCTTCACAGTAGTACCCATATGCGATTTTACATGAGAGATACCTGTGGAAAACTGAGTGTGAACTTAAATTCCTGTGTTAGAATATTGCCCAGCTGTTCTCTTCTGCACAGTCCCAGTGACTAGAGTAGAGAGATGTTCATTTTTAGAATTTTCTTCACCTCAGAAAACCTTCAGGGTCAAACAAGGGTAGAGGTTTGCAATTCTTCATTACAGTCTACAGTTTTGCATTACTATAGCACTTAAAAACTCCAGTTCCATGTCAAGAAGAGACAAAGAATAGAAGACAGATTCCTGGTGGAGTTCTCATGAGCTGGGAGAGCCTGGGGCTCTGACCGAGGGTCCAGTGTACGGCTGGGGCAGAAGCCTACATTGCAGCAGTAACCTCACTGGGACAGAGCGGTGGGCATTTGACAAGAGTTTCAAGAGATGAAACTCTCCATGACTGCACATAGACTCAGGAATTCACCCCCAAAATTCCCAtagttatttttcagctgatttGGGGACTGCCTGAAGCCACTTTGTGGCTTTCCTCAAGGTTTCCTGCAAAAGGCTAAGGAAAACAGCCTTATTCTTACCCATACTAAGGTTTTTTCACTGCCCTACCTACAGAAAAGTTATGTGCCATGTCCTTTATAACCCACTTAGCTTCTCTACACCTGTTTTGGCCACTGTAAAGAGAATACAGCCCAGAATAATTATTCTTTATTctgacacatgcacacatacaaaaGGTTTGAGTTAAGAATAGAAATTCTTTACAGATTCCTTCTGGATGCGTCAGGAAGAATCAGGGGCCAGATTCTGCCCTTAGTCCCTGCAGATGAATACTGGTGTAGCTCCctaaaatcaataaaattacTCTGCATTTACACAGTGTCAGATTAGAAGCTACgaaatcaaaaccaaaccccatGAAGTCTAGCTTGGCAGTGCTCACAGCAAGCCATAAAACCCTCTATAGTTACTTAGAAGTGGTTCTCtgtcccagaaaaaaaaaaaaaaaaaaaaaaaattaaatctgacCTTATAACTCTGCAAGGTTAGATGCCAATGCTTCCATCTCATTGAGATGACAGTAAACTCTTTCTAGTGGTGCCGCACTGTTATTTCCTGAGTCATAAGATGCTGGTCCTTAAATTCCCTGCTCGTTCAAGATTACTTACTGAATCCTAACTGCTGTGGGTCCGAGGCAAGCTCTGCTAGGGGAGAACTTTACccctggagaaagaaagagaagacatttcCCAAAGCTAGGATCTGTTGGCATCTGCGGAGCAGTTTGATGCATTAGAGGTGGCCCCTTGGGAGAAGGAGTAACTGTGCTTCTATTTTTGCATGAAATCAGGCTCGGCAGAGGGCATGATGATGCATGAATATTAGTGTGTATCTGCTTTCTCACTGTCATTTCCTCAGACTTAGGAGGGTGGCAAAGGATGGTGGTAACAAGAGGGACACAGATAGCCCTCCACATTACCTatcagggcgggggggggggggtgtcttgCTTCACGCACTTTCTACAGACAGGCGGTTTGCCAGCCAGTAATGTAactcatgctgctgctgctctttgcagggAGACAGCTCTGTTTCTGCTAGCTGCTTGGCCCTATTTGGCATTTTTTATTATAGCCCAACACAGCATGACTATGCAGCTGATTCGCTGCACTACAGCTGGGGTAAGGACTGCTATCACACTGTCTCAGGGGATGCATTGCGAGTACGAGAGTGTGAACTCCGGCTCTACTCCTAGCCCAACTTTGGGGACTTGAAAGAGAGGGATGTGCTACGTTTTAAATATTCACGCATACACCCTTAGCTCCAATGCTTAAGCTCTCAGGTATTTTGGGTTGGAGCTAGTCTTATAACTGGTCTGAAGCTATGCTGCACTGTGCTGTAATCCTGACAATCTTTTCAAGTAAATGTGCTTGAATCTAGTAATTTTCCCAGTGGCTCACCTCCAAGCAAAATGGTGTCGATCATTTTGTAGGTTTCACAGTTGGGTGTGAGTCAGCTCTGAGtcaggcagcagctccagctccacgACGTGCTGGTCCCCCTGTGCTGGCACGACGCAtggggctgcagccctgtgACAGACACTGCTCCTGAGCCTCCTTAGCAAGCACCATGTGGGAACCCAGGTGCTGGGCACTCGCAAAGCAAAGGGGCaagtccccagccccacacttTCAGCTGTTCATGTGCTGCAGAGCCCTCTTGGCCTCAGAAGATGGCGGGGTGCGTAGATGATGCTGGCtccaggcagggagaagggatggggacCCACCTCACCCCTGCAGAGGAGCCTGTCTGACTGGGGTGTGGGCACAGCGAGACACTGCCGTGCAAACAACTTCCCTCCCCAGAGCCAGGAGGAAGCAAGGAAGGAGTTTCATCCAGAGACCTCTGTCCCTAGCACAGTGTTTCTGTTTATATTGACATTTATATTAAGTAGGGTGGTGTCCCATTCCTCAGGCAGTCAAGAGCAAAGCCAGACGATGTCTTGAAGGCAACAGTCACTGTGTGTGTTGTGCAAAGCGGCGTGACTGACTGGTTCCTTgttctctttgtctttctctcccccctccccggtggTGTGATTGAAGCAACGCCCCGTGAAGCAGTCCCTGAGCGCCTGCATGTGCCGAGAGTCCCACTGGAAatgcctcctcctctccatcctcaTGTATGGCTGCCTGGGTGCAGTGGCCTGGTGTCAGCTGGCCCGGGTCACCAAGCTCAGCTTTGATAGCTCCTTCAAGGGCAAGTCCATGATCTACCACGACAGCCCGTGCTCGGACGGCTACGTCTACATCCCGCTGGCTTTCCTCTCTATGCTGTACGTGGTGTACCTGGTGGAGTGCTGGCACTGCCACGTCAAGAGAGAGCTGCAGTACAAGGCAGATGTGGACAGTGTCTATGAATGCATCAACCGCATGCAGCAAGCCACTCCGTGCATCTGGTGGAAGGCCATCAGCTACCACTTCGTGCGGCGAACCCGGCAGGTGACCCGGTACCGCAATGGTGATGCCTACACCACCACGCAAGTATACCACGAGAGGGTCAACACCCACGTGGCTGAAGCTGAATTTGACTACTCTCACTGTGGATACAAGGACATCTCCAAGGAGCTCTTGGGCCTGGAGAGCTACACAGCCACCAAGCTGAGATTCACCAAGTGCTTCAGCTTTGCCAACATTGAGTCTGAGAACTCTTACCTGACTCAGAGGGCTCACTTCTTCACGGAGATCGAGGGGCTGGATGACTACATGGAGGTGAGGGAAGGCATGCAGCTCAAAAACGTGGACTTTAAAGAGCTTATGATGGCCTACGGGGACCCGGATCACCTCCCGTGGTACGTGTCCCACTATGCTTTCTGGGTGGCAGCTATCCTGATGATCTCGTGGCCGCTCAGGGTACTCATAGAGTATCGGACTGCTTACGTCCACTACCACGTGGAGAAGCTGCTGGGCCTGGAGTACACGGCACCCACGGTGGCAGAGGAGCCCTTGTACCGGTACCCGCATGCCCCGAGATGCCACGCAGGACAGCACCGAGCTGGAGTGGCACATCTGCACCAACCGGCAGCTGATCCCCAGCTACTCGGAGGCCATGCTCATGGACCTGGCCGACTCCCCAGCCTACAACAGCTACGCGGTGTGCCGGTATGGTGAAACGGCCCACGGTTGCGAACGCTGCAACCGTGCCTCCAGCACCTCCTCCATCTTCTCGCGCCACGCTTTCCACAGCTGCAGTGGCAACTCTCGCTTCTCCCTCAACACCAGCCGCTTCTCCCTCTGCCGCATCCACGGCTCCCACAGGACAGGCCTCTGGAggagccgcagcagcagcattgcGGACCGGGGCTGCCAGGACGAGCAGTGCTGCTCCTACTCCAGCCAGCTGGCTGTCAACGAAA
The Pelecanus crispus isolate bPelCri1 chromosome 6, bPelCri1.pri, whole genome shotgun sequence DNA segment above includes these coding regions:
- the LOC104031603 gene encoding LOW QUALITY PROTEIN: transmembrane protein 151B (The sequence of the model RefSeq protein was modified relative to this genomic sequence to represent the inferred CDS: deleted 1 base in 1 codon), producing the protein MSSEAEAEAAAESGPGSTSAPGAAAAAVREEQRPVKQSLSACMCRESHWKCLLLSILMYGCLGAVAWCQLARVTKLSFDSSFKGKSMIYHDSPCSDGYVYIPLAFLSMLYVVYLVECWHCHVKRELQYKADVDSVYECINRMQQATPCIWWKAISYHFVRRTRQVTRYRNGDAYTTTQVYHERVNTHVAEAEFDYSHCGYKDISKELLGLESYTATKLRFTKCFSFANIESENSYLTQRAHFFTEIEGLDDYMEVREGMQLKNVDFKELMMAYGDPDHLPWYVSHYAFWVAAILMISWPLRVLIEYRTAYVHYHVEKLLGLEYTAPTVAEEPLYRYRMPRDATQDSTELEWHICTNRQLIPSYSEAMLMDLADSPAYNSYAVCRYGETAHGCERCNRASSTSSIFSRHAFHSCSGNSRFSLNTSRFSLCRIHGSHRTGLWRSRSSSIADRGCQDEQCCSYSSQLAVNENPPTYHDARFFPVLIVHRPEGHDRRHFYVRRSSCLETSL